The Solanum lycopersicum chromosome 6, SLM_r2.1 genome has a window encoding:
- the LOC101255709 gene encoding protein ANTAGONIST OF LIKE HETEROCHROMATIN PROTEIN 1, with the protein MAPLKKSKKDSNKLKKIKAKNKKNNIVPAENKGTECDWWDSFWHKNKTSTPGSGVPSDEEEGFKYFFRVSNKTFDYICSLVREDLISRPPSGLINIEGRLLSVEKQVAIALRRLASGESQVSVGASFGVGQSTVSQVTWRFIEALEERAKHHLKWPEPSKMDIIKSEFEQSFGLPNCCGAIDATHIIMTLPAIQTSDDWCDQESNYSMLLQGIVDSEMRFLDIVTGWPGGMTTSRLFKCSGFYKLCESGDRLNGNVKMMSEGAEVREYILGGLGYPLLPWLITPYEGEDLSDPMLDFNAVHETASSVAVKAFSQLKGGWRILNKVMWRPDKQKLPSIILVCCLLHNIIIDCGDKLHPDVAVSGHHDPGYEGQSCKQIESVGRLMRGKLTKYLRSTKKEGSMKMIV; encoded by the exons ATGGCTCCTCTAAAGAAATCCAAGAAAGATTCTAACAAGTTGAAGAAAATCAAAgccaaaaacaagaaaaacaacaTTGTTCCTGCTGAGAACAAAGGAACTGAATGCGATTGGTGGGATAGTTTCTGGCACAAGAATAAAACATCAACCCCAG GTTCTGGTGTACCTAGTGATGAAGAGGAAggtttcaagtattttttccGTGTTTCCAACAAGACTTTTGATTACATATGTTCACTTGTAAGGGAGGACCTTATCTCAAGACCTCCTTCAGGTCTGATAAACATTGAGGGAAGACTTCTTAGTGTTGAGAAGCAAGTTGCGATTGCATTGAGAAGATTGGCTTCTGGTGAATCCCAAGTTTCAGTTGGGGCATCATTTGGGGTTGGGCAGTCCACTGTGTCTCAGGTTACCTGGAGATTCATTGAGGCACTGGAAGAACGTGCAAAGCACCATCTTAAGTGGCCAGAACCTAGTAagatggatataatcaagtctGAGTTTGAACAATCATTTGGTTTGCCTAACTGTTGTGGAGCAATTGATGCAACTCACATCATAATGACTCTTCCTGCTATTCAAACCTCAGATGATTGGTGTGATCAGGAAAGCAATTACAGCATGCTTTTGCAAGGTATTGTGGACAGCGAGATGCGTTTTTTAGACATAGTGACAGGATGGCCTGGGGGCATGACCACTTCAAGGCTGTTCAAGTGCTCTGGATTTTATAAACTCTGTGAAAGTGGTGATCGTTTAAACGGAAATGTCAAAATGATGTCTGAAGGAGCAGAAGTTAGAGAGTACATTCTAGGAGGATTGGGTTACCCTCTTCTTCCATGGCTTATTACACCTTATGAAGGTGAAGACCTCTCAGATCCTATGCTAGATTTCAATGCGGTGCATGAGACTGCAAGTTCAGTTGCAGTAAAAGCCTTCTCACAATTGAAGGGAGGTTGGAGAATCCTTAATAAGGTTATGTGGAGACCTGATAAACAGAAACTCCCCAGTATCATCCTCGTCTGTTGTTTACTTCATAATATTATCATTGATTGTGGAGACAAATTACATCCTGATGTTGCCGTATCTGGTCATCATGACCCAGGATATGAGGGACAGAGCTGCAAGCAGATTGAATCAGTGGGGAGATTAATGAGGGGCAAATTAACTAAATACTTACGGAGTACCAAAAAAGAAGGCTCAATGAAGATGATCGTCTAA